A window of Myxococcales bacterium genomic DNA:
CTGCATTTGCTCTTTGGCTTCGCGGGCGCGGGTGACCCACACCGACTCGTCGTCCGACTTCTTCGCGAAGTCGATCGTGCGGGTCATCATTTCCATGCCCTTCTCGACGAGCGCCCGGTAGCGCACGTGCATGATCGCGTAGAAGAGGTTGCGGTCGCTCTCCGACTTCGCGCGATCCGGCGGCACCGCCATGAGCTCGCGGTGCAGGGTGCGGTACATCTCGCCGACGCGAACGCCGCTCATCTTCGCCCATGTGGGATCGACGCTGCGGATGGCGTCGGCGTAGGCGCTCTGGGCGTCGAGAAGGCCCTGGCACCGCATTTCCATCTTCACGAGGAAGTCGTCGGTCACGGGCTGCAGGGCGATCTTCTCCGAGCGCACGCGCCGCACCTCGGCGAGCGCGAAGCGCAGCTGGGCGGCCGGCACGGGCAGCCGACCCGAGGCGCCATAGTGGAGCGACTCCATGAGCTCGAGCCCCTCGTTCACGTCGCGGAGCGCGGCCACGTCGTCGCCCGTCTGCACCTTACGCAGCGCCCGGGCGCCTAGGCCCAACATGCGGTCGACGTCGTGCTCGCCGGGGCGCGCGGACGCGAGGATCGTGTCGCCGAGCTCGCCGAGCGCCTTCCAGTCGTCGAGGTACGCGTCGAGCGACACCTCGCGCATGCGCGCGCCGCGAACGTGCGTGTCGGCGGGGAAGGCCGCGACGAGGCGGCGGTAGGTGGCGCGCGCGCGCTCGAGCTCGCCCAGTCCCTCGTAGGCGGCGCCGAGCGAGGCCATCCAGGCCGGCGCGTCCTTCGCGGTCGGCTCCGCGCCCACCAGCGCCTCGTACGCGTCCGCCGCCTCCCGCCAGCGCTGCGCCAGGAGGGCGCGCTCCCCCCGCTCGGCGAGCTCCCGCACCGAGCCCTCCACCTTGGGCGAGAAGATCTGGTGCTGCGCCGCCTCCTTCCGAGGGGGCCCGAGCTCCGGCGGGCGCGCGCCCGAGGGCGGCTCGGCGCAGCCGCTCGCGGCGACGAGGACGAGGGCGAGGCCGGCGTAGAACCCGAGCTCGCGCGCGGGGCGGGGCGAGGAACGGGCGCAGAGGCGGGGATCGAGGGTCAAGGGGGCTCCGATTCTTCGGGGGCTAGGGTGGCCGGTCCGGGCTCGGACGCCGCCCGCAGCGCCAGGTTCCCGGGCGGCACTTCTTTGGCGGCCTCGGGGGCGCCACTGCGCCGTGCGAGGAAGGGTGGCACGCCAGGTGGGGCCGCGCTATGGAGACCCTCGCGGGGGGCCGCCCGGCTCGACCCTCGCGTTTGACCGCCGAGAGGCGCCGGACTACCCTTTGACTAGCTGTTTTTGTCGTCACTTCGCGTGTAGCGTTCCCGCCTCGTCTGCCGAGGAGACATGTCTCGCTCTTCCCTCCCTGCCGCCATCGCCGCACCCGCCTGGCTCGCTCCGTCGAGTGAGCCCGTGGCTGCGTCGCCGATGAGTCCCACCGGCGCGCCCATCGACGCCGCGTCGTCCGGGGCGCTTCCGCCGGCCTCGATGGCTCCGGAGTCGACGGCCGCGACGGCCGACCCCGCAGACGGAATGCCCAAGCGCTTCGGCAAGTACACGCTGCTGCGCAAGCTCGCGCAGGGTGGCATGGCGGAGCTCTTCCTCGCCATCCAGCGCAGCGTCGCGGGCTTCGAGAAGCTCATCGTCATCAAGCGCATCTTGCCCGCCGTGAGCCAAGACACGGCGTTCATCGAGATGCTCCTGCACGAGGCGCGCGTCGCGGCGACGCTCTCCCATCCGAACGTGTGCCAGACGTTCGACGTAGGCCAGGTCGACGGCAGCTACTTCATCGCGATGGAGCACGTCCACGGCGAGGACCTGCGCTCGATCGTGCGGCAGATGAAGAAGCGCGACGTCAACGAGTTCCCCGTCGAGCACGCGCTCGCCATCATTTTGGGCATGTGCGCCGGGCTCGCCTACGCGCACGAGCACCACGACATGAACGGGCAGCCGCTCCACATCGTGCACCGCGACGTGTCGCCTCAGAACGTCGTCGTCACGTTCGGGGGCGACGTGAAGATCGTCGACTTCGGTATCGCGAAGAGCGACAAGCGCTTCGCCGAGCACACGAAGAGCGGGAAGCTGAAGGGCAAGGTCCCTTACATGTCGCCCGAGCAGGCCCGCGGCGAGGCGGTCGACGCCCGCACCGACATCTTCGCCACCGGGATCATGCTGTTCGAGCTGACGACCGGGAAGCGCCTCTTCAAGGGTGGCAGCGAGTTCGAGACGCTCAAGCTCATCTGCGACGAGGAGTACCCGCTGCCATCGCAGGTGCGCTCCGACTACCCGAAGGACCTCGAGGCGATCGTGATGCGCGCGCTCGCCAAGAACAAGGACGAGCGGTACCCGAGCGCGCGGGCCATGCAGCGCGACCTCGAGGAGTTCGTGCGGCGCCACCGCGTGGGCGTGAGCAGCCTCGCGCTCCACGGCTTCATGCAGAGCCTCTTCGAGGACAAGCTCGCGGCGCAAAAGGAGGCGCTCTCGCAGGGCAAGCAGCTCGCGGACATCATCGACTCGCAGCACGCGCACGCATCGATGAGGCCACCCGAGTCCACGATGGAGTTCGACGCGTTCACGAACGGCGCGCGCCTGGTCACGCCGAGCATGCCGGCGGCGGCGCACACGGTCACGGACGCCGTCGCCCACGGCCGCGGCGCGCGGGGCCCGTGGTTCGCCGTGGGCGTCGGGGCGGCCGTGCTGCTCGCGATCGGCGCGGGGGTGCTCGGTGGCCTGCGCGCGCGACACGCCGACGAGGCCCTCGCGAGCGCCGCGGTCCCCGCCCGGCCGCCGGCGCGAGGCACGCTCGTGGTGACGAGCGATCCGCCGGGGGCTTCCATCTGGCTGAACGGCGACCTGCGGACCGAGACCACTCCCGCCTCGCTCGAGCTGCCGCGCGGCGTAGAGCTCGACGTCAAGCTGTCGATGGCCGACCACGAGCAGTCGCGGCACAAGGTCACCCTCACCGACGGCCTGCCCACCCAAGAGGTGCGCGCGCAGCTGAGGCGCGGCTCCGTGGTGCTGAACGTGGTGCTCTCCCCCCCCGCGGCCGACGCCACGTTCACGATCGACGGCAAGCTGGCCGCCGGTCCGGAGGTCGCCGATCTCTCGTCCGGGGTGGAGCACACCGTCACGGTCTCCGCGCCCGGCTTCGTCGACAAGTCGGTCACGTTCACCGGTGGCCCGCTCGAGAAGAAGCGCCTCGACGTCGCCCTCGAGCGGAGCCCCACGGCCGTCGCCTCGCACGACCGCCGCCCAGCGCCGAGCGCGAGCGCGAGCGCGCACACCGCAGCCTCCGCCGCGACGCCGCCCCCTGCCGCGGCGGGTGGCGTGGGCAAGCTGAACGTGGGCGCGAGCGGCGGCTGGTGCAACGTCACGGTCGACGGCAAGCCCCGCGGCGCCACGCCCGCCGCCGGAATCGAGCTGCCCGCCGGAACCCACAAGATCACGTGCACCACCGCCGAGGGCAAGGCGCTCTCGGCGACGGTGCAGGTGCCCGCCGACGGTGTCGCGCGCTACAAGTTTTCCCTTTAAAATCAAGCACTTGTGCCGCCAACTGGTTCGGCTCGTCGGGTGACGGGCGGCGCGCCCGGTGTCCGCACGCCTCACTGGAAGTCCTTGGGCCCGGGCCCCCACCGCGTGGTACGATCCTCCGATGCGGTGGGTGCGGTGGGTGTCGTGCTCGGGGATCGCTACGGCGTGGCTCACGCTGGGCTCGATCGCGTTCGCAGCGCCACCCTCGAAGGAGCAGTGCATCAACGCCTACCAGGGCGCGCAGGTCGACATGAAGCAGAGCGCGCTCGGCGCAGCGCGCGAGAAGCTCGGCGTGTGCCTCAGCGACGGCTGCCCGCGCACGCTCCAGGCCGACTGCGCCGGATGGCTGAAGGAGGTCGACGCGCGACGCCCCTCCATCGTGCTGTCGTTCAAGGGCCGCGACGGCACCGACCAGACGCGGGTGCCCGCGACGATCGACGGCAGGCCTTCGGGCGCCCGCACCGACGGTCGCGCCTTCGACCTCGATCCGGGCGAGCACACGTTCGTGTTCCAACCTCCGGGGGAGCCCCCCGTCACGGTCAAGCAGATCGTACGCGAAGGCGAGAAGTCGCAACGCGTGGCCGCGATCTCGACGCTCGCGCGCACGTCCGCGCCGGCGACCCCGGCGCCGCGAGACCCGGGCCGAGAGGCACCGCACACGGCGACCAGCGTCGAGCGTCCGGTGCCATGGACCGTGTACGCGCTCGGCGGCCTGGGCCTCGTGGGCGCCGGCGCCTTCGTCGGCTTCGGGGTCTCGGGCGCGAGCGGCAAATCGGGCCTCGAGGCCTGCAAGCCGAGCTGCCTCGACAGCGACGTGTCGAGCGTGCGCACGCGCTTCATCGTCGCGGACGTCTCGCTCGCGGTGGGGGTGCTCGCGCTGGCCGGCGCGCTCACCCTCTACCTCACGCGCCCGGAGATCACGCGCCCGGGGCGCGCGGCGGTCACGCGCGACACGCGGCCCTCTTGGCTCGAAAGCGCGGTGCGCGGTGAGTTCTGAGGGCAGCGGTTCGTCCCGCTCGGCGCGCGGCGCCGTGCCCGCGGCGTACCCCCCACCGCGGCCCTCGCTCTCCGACGCGAGCGGCTCGATCCGCATCGGTCGCTACGAGCTCCACGGGGTGCTCGCCGCCGGCGGCATGGCCACGGTGCACTTCGCGCGTCTCGTCGGCGAGGCGGGGTTCTCGCGCACCGTCGCGGTGAAGCGCCTCCACCCGAACTTTGCGCAGGAGCAAGAGTTCGTCGCGATGCTGCTCGACGAGGCCCGCCTCGTCGCGCGCATTCGGCACCCGAACGTCGTGCCGATGCTCGACGTCGTGCGCGAGCCGAACGAGCTCTTCCTCGTCATGGAGTACGTCCACGGCGAGTCGATGAGCCGGCTCATCGGCGCGACCCGCCGCGCCGGTCAAGAGGTCCCGCTCGCCATCTGCTCGGCGATGGTGATCGACGCGCTGAACGGCCTGCACGCGGCGCACGAGGCCCGCAACGAGCGGGGTGAGCCGCTCGGCATCGTGCACCGCGACGTCTCGCCCCAGAACGTGATCGTGGGCGTCGACGGCGCGACCCGCGTGCTCGATTTCGGGGTCGCGAAGGCGAGTGGAAGACTGCAATCTACACAGAACGACGAGCTCAAAGGGAAGCTCGCGTACATGTCACCGCAGCAGATCATGGCGGAGGCGGTCGATCGGCGCGCCGACGTGTGGGCCGCGTCGGTTTGCCTGTGGGAGGCCCTCACCGGCATGCGCCTCTTCCGCGCGGAGGTGCAGGCGACCATCGCGCTGAAGGTGCTGAACGACCCGATCCCGCCCCCGAGCGCCTACCGGCCGGAGTGCACGCCCGCGCTCGACGCCGTCGTGCTCCGCGGGCTCTCCCGAGACCTCTCGCAGCGCTACGCGACGGCGCGCGACATGGCCGTCGCGCTGGAGCGCGCGCAGCAGCCCGCGACGCCGCGCATCGTGGGCGAGTGGGTCCAAGAGCTCGGGGGCGAGCCACTCCTGTCGCGCGCCTCGCGCATCGAAGAAATCGAGAGCAGCTCGGGTCTGCCGAGCACGTCGACGCTCCTCGCCACGTCGGCCGAGACGGCGGCGGCCGCCCAACCCCGCGCGCCCTACCCCTCCATTTCCCAGTCGCAGTTCGAGGTCCCTGCATCGGCGACCCAGGCCCGGTTGAGCCTCGCGCGCGACCAGGCGGAGCAGGCGCGCCAGGGGCGCGGGCGGGCGGGCCTCATCGCCCTGGCGGTGATGATCGCCGGCGGGCTCGTCGCCGGCGCGGTGTTCGTGACCCGCGCGCCCTCGACGACGCGCGGGCCCGCGGCTGGCGCGCCCGGTTCGGCCTTGCCCGCGATGACCGCGGCGCCCCCCAACACCGCCGCCGTCGCGGCCAACTCCACGCCCTCGGCGTCCGCGAGCGCGCCGACCGCGCCGACCGCGCCGACCGCGTCCACCACGCCCGCCGCGAAGGCGGCCCCCACGCCCGCGCGCGCCGCCCCACCCCGCCCGACCGCCAAGCCCACGGCGACCGCCACCCCCGCGCAGAATCGCTGCGATCCCCCCTTCACGATCGTCGACGGCATCAAGAAGCCGAAACCCGAGTGCCTCTGATGCGACTGGGGCGACGAGCGCTCGCGGCGGCTGGGGCGCTGGGCATCGCCGCCTCGTGCACTCTGCTGAACCCGCTCGACGGGTACTCGGGAGGGACGGTCGACGCGACCCCCGCGGGGCCCGAGGCCGCTCCCGACACGAGCGCGCCGCCTCCCCCGCCCGTCGAGGCCGCGGTCGATGCCCCACCGACCTGCGACCCGCTGCTCCCTCCGAGCCGGCCCCCGCCGGGCGATCCGACCTCGTCGGCGTTCCTCCTCGCGGGCGACACCCTCGAGTACGGGCGCGCGGGCGAAGGCTACGATCTCGACGGCCTCTGCACTTGCCCCGGCGCCACCGCCTGCACCCTCGCGGTGAACCCGTCGCCCGCGTGCGACGGCCCGCGCGGCGTCGACAACGTGCTCGGTCCGCTCCTCACGTCGACCCTCGCCCTCTTCCCAGGCCGCGGCGAGTACACCGGCACCGACTACATCAAGGCGGGCAGCCAGAACATCCTCGTGCAGCTGCAGGGCTACAACGGCACCGACAACGACGACGCGGTGCATGTCGGCGTCATCGCCTCGCCCGGCATTCTCGGGCGCACCGACGCGGGCCCGAGCCCCCTCCCGAAGCTCGACGGCACGGACACCTGGCAGGTCGAAGACGACTCCGTCGTGGGCACCTCGCAGACCTTCCCGTTCGAGACGCGCATAGACGACCGCGCGGCGTACGTGCGCGACGGCGTGCTCGTCGCGACGCTCGACATCGACCTCCGCGTCGGCCTGTTCCGAGCACGAGCGAAGGAGGCGAAGCTCGTCGGGAGGCTCGTGCGCGAGGGCCCGCTCCTGCGCCTCCGGGACGCCATCCTCTCGGGGCGCGTGCTGGCCGCCGATCTGCTCACCGGCCTCGAGGTGCTGCGCTCGCCGATCAGCCTCCAGCCGCTCTGCCGGCAGGAGCCGCTCTATCTGGAGGCGAAGCGACGTGTCTGCGCGGTGATGGATCTGCCCGGAACCCGCGCCGACGACGGCCGCGCGGTGCCGTGCCGCGCGATCTCGCTGGCGCTGCGGTTCTCCGCGGTCATGGCGCTGGCGGGCCCTGTCGTCTCCGCCGCGGAGCCGAGGCCCTGCGGGACGGACTGGTTCGACGATTGCCCCCAGTGACACGAACCGAAGACGAGGCGCGTCGCTCTAGTTACGTGTATACCGCATACGATGCACGGGCAGTCCGTCGGCGATCGCGCGGTGCTCCCGCGGGCTCCGCGCGTCGTAGGGGTTCTCCGCGAGCCAGGGCGAGCCGGCCACGTCGCCCGCCGGGCTGAAGGCGCCGTGCGCGGTGATCGCGGCCGCGTAGGCGACCGCGCGCTCTTCCACGTCGGTCTGCACGAAGAGCTCGCCCCCGGGCGCGAGGAGGCGGGCCACCTGATCGAGGAACACGTCGCCCATCACGAGGCGCTTCTCGTGGCGTTTTTTCCACCAGGGGTCGGGGAAGTGCATGAACACTCGGCGCACGCCGCCCGTCGGCGCGAGCCGTGGGAGGGCGAGCTTCGCGTCCTCCGCGAAGACCCGGCAGCGCGCCCCGAGGCCCTGCTTCGCGAGGCGCTGGTCGACGATCGTCGCCCACTTGCGGCGCACCTCGAGGCCGACGAGCCCCGCCGTCGGCGCGGCGATCGCGCGCTCGAAGAGAAACCCGCCGCGACCGGGACCGATCTCGAGCTCGAGCGGCTCCCCAGCCACGAGGCCCCGTAGAGGCACCGCTTCGCCCTCGGGGAGCCTCGGACATTCGGCGTAGGGGTTCATGCCTTCCTCCCTTCGGTCGGGCGGCATAGGCACGCCGCTCGCCGTCGGCTCGCTTGCGTGTTCATGGCGAGACCTCGCCTTCGGCTCGGGCTCTCCATCGACCTTCGTTCGCCCCTGCGGGGCTCACCTTCAGGTTCTTGCTTGGGGTCATGGCTTCTCATGCAGTATGCACGTTTCTCGCGCGCGCTGCGGAAGCCCGTCTACACGACTCGGGGCACGAATGTCATGCGGCGCGGCCCCCGCCGGCCGCGATGGCCACCGCGAGGCCTCCGAATCCTGCGCGGGCGGTGTGGCACGGCCTTCGCTAGTCTCGCGTCCGCATGCACCAGAACGCGAGCCCCCCCAAAATGGGTCGAAGTCGAGCCCGCGCCGAAGGCGAGGTCTCGCCTTGAACCGAAGCGCCCTCTCCTCCGCCGCGCAGGCGGCGCTCGCGTGGCTCGTGGTGAGCGGCTGCACGCCGCCCAGCACCCCATACCGCTACACCGGCCTGACGCCGGCGGCCAAGCCCCTCCCGTTCGACGGGCGGACGGCGCCCGACGGCTCGCTGCGGCTCTCCGGCACGCTCGCGGCCGGCGACGTCTACGAGAAGCCCTACGCCGAGCTGCACGACACGGCGCTCAAGGTGCCGGAGATCACGTCCGAGGGTAGCCTGACGGTGGCGCCGGTCCGCGGCTTCGAGCTCGGCGTCCGCGGGTCGTACGCGGCCTACCGCTGGGCGCAGAGCGCCACGACCGGCACCATGCCCGTCCCGAGCCGAGGCGGCACGTGGGGTTTTGGACCCGAGGCCCATGGCGAGGTCCGCTTCGGTCGCGCGCGCGCGTTCGGCCTCGGCTTCGGCCTGAACGCGCTGTGGAACAGCGTGCCCTACGCCCAGTGGAACCGCGTGGGCACCGACCAGGCGGCGTGCTCGGCCACGGTGCCGTGCGCCGTCGACCAGAACAACGTGAGGTATGCACTCTTCACCGAAGCCCGTGAGACGCACCTCACCTTCCAGGGGGCGCTGGTGCCGAGCTACATGTTCGGCAGCGCGGGCGAGTACGGCCACGTGTTCCTCTCGCTCGGCTTCACGACGGGCTTCCAGAACGACGGCTTCACGAACAAGGCCCAGAACGGCAGCACGATCGCGTCGAGCGGCCTCTTGTTCGTGCCGGCGGTAGGCTACGGCGCGCACCTGTTCGACCTCGTGAATGTGTCGGCGATGATTTACCGGCCCCTCACGGGCTTCGACTCGCCCGTGCAGTATGGGGCCGGCGGGCTACTCACGTTCGGCATCGACTTCGAGCTATGGGAAGGACGCGAGCGCAAGTGGCGCACGCGCACGCGCCAGGAGGAGACCGCCACGCCGTACGAGCACGGTGTGCCGCCGCCCGCGCCACGCGCGCCCGCTTCCCCCGCGACGCCGCCGACGCCGGCGGCCGCTCCGAGCTCACCGACGCCGGCGGCCGCTCCGAGCTCGCCGACGCCTTCGCCCGCGCCTCCGCCAGGCGGAGACGTCACGTTCTAGCTAGACCACGCCCACGTCCAGTGAATTATCCGGGCTAGGCACCACCGAACCAACCACACGCAACTGCTGAACCATTCGAACAGACCGCTCGCGAGCGGGTGATCACGCCGACGGCGCCGCCGCGCGCTCCTCGTCGTCGGCCTGTCTCGCGGAGGCGCGAGGTCCACGGCGCAGCAGCGCGTTCACCTGGGAGGCGTCCAGCGTAGTCTCGCCGGTGTGTCGCACTCCGCCCGCGTCGAACACCGCCACGACCAAGCCGTCCTCGAGGAGCAGCCGGTGCCCGAGCACGGCCGGCACGCGGGGGCCCGGCAGCACGATCCCCGTGAGGTTCATCGGGTCGGCGGCGCTCACCACCGCCACCTCGCCGGCCCCTGGCCGACGTGACGCGGAGCGTGCGGCGCGGAGCGCGACGCCCACCTCGGGCAGCGCGAACTGCTCGCCCGAGAAGCCCGCGACGAAGCGGCCGCCGCGGACGTCGCCGCGCGCCTCGAGCCGGCGGAGCGCGAACAGCAGATCGCGCCAAGGGAGGAGCCCCGCGTCGCGCTCGACGAGCTTGCGAAACACGACCCCCGTGCGCTGCAGGAGGGCGCGCGCCTGCCCCTCGGCGCGCGCCTCGTCGGCGAGGGGCGTGGCCGCCTGGGTGCTGGCGGACCACCGGCCGCCGAGGTCGAGCGAGGCGGCGAGGCCCGCCCGGCCACGCGGATGGCGACGCGCGCGTTCGCGGTCCTTCGAGGAGAGCAGCAGCGCGCGGACCCCCGCGAAGCCGTCGCACGACGCGAGCCCCGCGGCGACGAGCTCCGCGAGCGCGTGCTCGGCCGGCTCGGGGAGGAGGCGCGCCTCGCGCGCGACGTCCTGGAAGAAGCTCGCCCCGCGCGCCCGGAGCACGCCGAGCGCGAGCTGCGCAGTGGACGAGAGCGCGACGTCTTCGGCCGCGGTCGGCGTCCCGGTGCGCTCCGTCGGCCTCGGCACGAAGAGATCGGTCAGCTCGCGCGGCATCACCGCGATGGCGCTCGTGCGAAGCGCGCGCGAAGGGCCCGACGCGCGCTCCCCGGCCACCCGACCCTCGAGCCGGAGCCACGCCACCCGCCCCGCGAAGCAGAGCTGGTCGAGCCACCGTGGATCGTAGCCCAACACGCGCCGCGCGAGCAGCTCGTCCTCCCAG
This region includes:
- a CDS encoding serine/threonine protein kinase, with the translated sequence MSRSSLPAAIAAPAWLAPSSEPVAASPMSPTGAPIDAASSGALPPASMAPESTAATADPADGMPKRFGKYTLLRKLAQGGMAELFLAIQRSVAGFEKLIVIKRILPAVSQDTAFIEMLLHEARVAATLSHPNVCQTFDVGQVDGSYFIAMEHVHGEDLRSIVRQMKKRDVNEFPVEHALAIILGMCAGLAYAHEHHDMNGQPLHIVHRDVSPQNVVVTFGGDVKIVDFGIAKSDKRFAEHTKSGKLKGKVPYMSPEQARGEAVDARTDIFATGIMLFELTTGKRLFKGGSEFETLKLICDEEYPLPSQVRSDYPKDLEAIVMRALAKNKDERYPSARAMQRDLEEFVRRHRVGVSSLALHGFMQSLFEDKLAAQKEALSQGKQLADIIDSQHAHASMRPPESTMEFDAFTNGARLVTPSMPAAAHTVTDAVAHGRGARGPWFAVGVGAAVLLAIGAGVLGGLRARHADEALASAAVPARPPARGTLVVTSDPPGASIWLNGDLRTETTPASLELPRGVELDVKLSMADHEQSRHKVTLTDGLPTQEVRAQLRRGSVVLNVVLSPPAADATFTIDGKLAAGPEVADLSSGVEHTVTVSAPGFVDKSVTFTGGPLEKKRLDVALERSPTAVASHDRRPAPSASASAHTAASAATPPPAAAGGVGKLNVGASGGWCNVTVDGKPRGATPAAGIELPAGTHKITCTTAEGKALSATVQVPADGVARYKFSL
- a CDS encoding serine/threonine protein kinase, with product MATVHFARLVGEAGFSRTVAVKRLHPNFAQEQEFVAMLLDEARLVARIRHPNVVPMLDVVREPNELFLVMEYVHGESMSRLIGATRRAGQEVPLAICSAMVIDALNGLHAAHEARNERGEPLGIVHRDVSPQNVIVGVDGATRVLDFGVAKASGRLQSTQNDELKGKLAYMSPQQIMAEAVDRRADVWAASVCLWEALTGMRLFRAEVQATIALKVLNDPIPPPSAYRPECTPALDAVVLRGLSRDLSQRYATARDMAVALERAQQPATPRIVGEWVQELGGEPLLSRASRIEEIESSSGLPSTSTLLATSAETAAAAQPRAPYPSISQSQFEVPASATQARLSLARDQAEQARQGRGRAGLIALAVMIAGGLVAGAVFVTRAPSTTRGPAAGAPGSALPAMTAAPPNTAAVAANSTPSASASAPTAPTAPTASTTPAAKAAPTPARAAPPRPTAKPTATATPAQNRCDPPFTIVDGIKKPKPECL
- a CDS encoding tRNA (guanine-N7)-methyltransferase, with the protein product MNPYAECPRLPEGEAVPLRGLVAGEPLELEIGPGRGGFLFERAIAAPTAGLVGLEVRRKWATIVDQRLAKQGLGARCRVFAEDAKLALPRLAPTGGVRRVFMHFPDPWWKKRHEKRLVMGDVFLDQVARLLAPGGELFVQTDVEERAVAYAAAITAHGAFSPAGDVAGSPWLAENPYDARSPREHRAIADGLPVHRMRYTRN